The nucleotide sequence TACTGGCCAAGAAAGGAAAAGTTATCATCGGTCATGTTAtagccttgttatatttatctttctgtttaaaaaagagtATCAAAAATGATAGTGATATCAATATTTTACAAGGTATTGCACTGATGTTAGGAATTCCATTATTGTGACAAGACTAGACCCAAAATACAGCTGATGTCTTACTTTATTGTTTGGGCTGAAATATGCACAGTATAGGGCATTCACTGTGGATATATACGTGTATTTATATGCACATGTgaagtaaattaataaaacatttgattgaCACCAATTGTTTAAAAGAATTCcaggaaaaatgccaaaatttccATCTTTTTCAGTGCAATGATTTGCTGCTTGTCTTTGTCATATATGATcctaattaaatattttggatttttgattAACAAAATCAGCAGTTTGTAATGGTCACCTTGAGCTCTGTGTGGAGAGGAGACTGTATGAAAATTTCATATCATGATCATTGTGCCAAAATGTTTAATGGTTTTCTGTATTATCGCGGTGTTGtttaaatgtgctgaaaaagTACTGATACACCGAAAGTTTTATGACAGaaacttcaaataaaattaGCAACACTTTTTTGCAGTAATattgaaataataacaaatatcaAATTGGCATTAACATTAAAGACAGCCTGTCTTTAAAATGATTGCTAaagtgtctgtgtcactgtggaTGAGGACAAGGGACCAGTAACATCACTGCACACCCACTCTGTAAACAAGGGAATAGCAAAACAAACCCACGTTGCTGCTGCACCTGCATCTGACAGGTAGACTGCTGCTAACTTTGGTTGATGCTAGATGATCAGACATGGTTTTAATGGCAATTACAATTTGAAAAAGTAATACTAACTGCCGGGAAATCTATCTCAGGTAatcatgacaacaaaaacaatttactcCTAACTCTATAAAATTGTGGAgggcattttttattattattttttattttacatttttagaccaACACTTAATCAATTATCAATCTGATAACTTCCGTTAATCAGATTAGTTGACAGCAATAACAGTTAGCTGCAGACTTAGTAATGTGCCTGCAGTTtacaaaagtaatttaaaaggTAAATTTTACAGGAATAGTTCTATATTTTGGGGAACTACACTTACTAGCTTTCTTGTCGACACATGATAAAATCAATACCACTGTCATGTCTGTGCAGTGAACACGGAGCTACAGACAGCAGGCGTATCTGGGCATAGAGGCTATAAACAGCTGGCATGGCTCTGTCCGCAGTTAACAAAATCTACCTACCAGCACCTCGAAAGCTCACTGATTAAAATATTGtatcttatttgtttattatgaATAAAAACTTACAGAGGGCTGTCAACCAAAGCAGGTTTTCATTATTTAACAGATCAGCTTGAAACAGGAATGTACGGTAAAGATACTACGAGGTGAGTGTATGTGGGTTAATCATCTAGGACAACCCTGCTGTGTGTTCATTTATATGTGCTGTGCATAACTTGTGTATCTATGGAGAACAATTATGGTTTCTTGCCTGTTTGTTGGCAAACACAAGGAGGACCGCATCTCTCAGTTCATCCTCAGCCAGCATCCTCATCAGCTCCTCTCGCGCTTCGTTCACACGCTCTCTGTCATTACTGTCCACCACAAAGATTAGACCTGAAACCGCAAGAGtaacaaacaatgttttttttctgaaggagaagaagaagaagaagaagaaagtcgCAAGTGTTACTCTTCCATTAGCTCTTCTCACCCTGTGTGTTCTGAAAGTAGTGTCTCCAGAGGGGGCGGATCTTGTCCTGCCCACCCACGTCCCACACAGTGAAGCTGATGTTCTTGTACTCCACCGTCTCAACGTTAAACCCTGAAAATAAGAGCATGCAACACATAAAGCAAACATAGAGGTCCactcagaatcagaatcagaatccggttttattgccaaatacgtttacatatacaaggaatgtgacttgtgtgca is from Plectropomus leopardus isolate mb unplaced genomic scaffold, YSFRI_Pleo_2.0 unplaced_scaffold11166, whole genome shotgun sequence and encodes:
- the LOC121963406 gene encoding ADP-ribosylation factor 3-like yields the protein MGNIFGNLLKSLIGKKEMRILMVGLDAAGKTTILYKLKLGEIVTTIPTIGFNVETVEYKNISFTVWDVGGQDKIRPLWRHYFQNTQGLIFVVDSNDRERVNEAREELMRMLAEDELRDAVLLVFANKQARNHNCSP